In one window of Leptospira neocaledonica DNA:
- a CDS encoding DUF3147 family protein, giving the protein MLYLILKYAVTSALVVLISEIARRNDRVGALIASLPLVTILTLLWLQFEKTDPEKISNHAYYTFWFVIPTLPMFLAFPKLYSTFGFWPALGSCVLLTLLLFLSSNYVLEKFGIKLI; this is encoded by the coding sequence ATGTTATATCTTATTCTTAAATATGCGGTTACTTCCGCATTAGTCGTTTTGATTTCGGAAATCGCTCGAAGGAATGATCGTGTGGGAGCCTTGATTGCTTCTCTTCCTTTGGTTACAATTCTAACATTACTATGGTTGCAGTTTGAAAAAACTGATCCTGAAAAAATATCAAATCATGCATATTATACTTTTTGGTTTGTGATTCCGACCTTACCTATGTTTTTGGCTTTTCCTAAACTATATTCTACGTTTGGTTTTTGGCCTGCCCTTGGATCTTGCGTTCTCCTGACTCTTTTACTTTTCCTTTCTTCTAATTACGTTCTTGAAAAATTCGGTATCAAACTTATTTAA